The window GGTTCTGCAGTTGGACAAATCGCAAAAATCAAAGGTGCCAAAGTAGTAGGCATTGCTGGCTCAGATGAAAAAATCGACTACTTACTAAACGAGCTTGGCTTTGACGCAGCTGTTAACTATAAAAAAGAAAGTTTCAGGGAAGACCTTAAAAATGCTGTGCCTAACGGAGTAGATGTGTATTTTGATAATGTCGGCGGCGACGTTTCAGATGCCGTTTTCACACTGTTAAACAGAAATGCCCGAATTCCATTATGCGGAGCAATTTCATCCTACAATGCCGAAGGAAAAGATTCAGGCCCCCGTATCCAATCAGCCATGATCAAGACAAGCGCCATGATGAAAGGCTTCACACTTGGCGATTATGCTGCTAACTTTAGTGTCGGAGCTGTGGACTTAGGTAAATGGCTACAACAAGGCAAATTGAAATACGAAGAAACAATTGTGGAAGGTTTTGAAAATATCCCCGAAGCATTTATTGGTTTATTTAAAGGAACGAACCTTGGTAAACAACTTGTAAGGGTTGCTAATCCTGAACACGCGAAGCTATAAAGGTTAATGTTATTAGGCATTAGAAAGATATACTAATGATAATTCCCACCCCAGAATAAAAATGAAAAAATCAGCCATTCTCCTACATGGCTGATTTTCTTTGTGACTAATAAACATTCCGAATTGTGTCCAAGTTGTAGTGGTGACAGGCACCACTACAAATACTTCCAGCTTTCTTTCATTCTCGAGTCAATACTGTTACATTGCTATAAAAACCGAAGATAGGGGTATACACTGGAAAAAGGTCATTTTTCTGGAGGAGTAGTTTATGAATAAGAAACGTTTATCCTGGGTGGATGTCACGAAAGGATTTTTAATGATTCTTGTAGTCATTGGACATTATCCGGAACAACTGGATTTTCCTCTTTCGAAGTATATCTATTGGTTTCATATGCCGGCATTTTTTATTTTGAGTGGTTTGTTTTTTAAGCCCGTAGTAGAAAAAGGCTTACTAAAAATTTCGATTCACAAACGTTTTATGCAACTGATTGTTCCCTATCTATTTTTCTTGGTAAGTATTACGCTGATCCGCTATGGCATAGAAATCGGTTCAGGCAATATAGATTTATCGTGGTATCTAAATGATTTGTGGACACTTGCCGTGGGCGGTCGTTTTGTACGTGGTGCTTATGGCGTCTTCTGGTTTGTGACAACATTATTCTTTACATATTTGTTCTTCTTATGGCTAACAAAGTACTTCAGCCGTACGAAACAGTTCGTGATTCTGGCGATTTTTTATATAATCGCCCACTTTGAAAGCATCATTGCAATGCATGTAATTGGCGGAAAGCCTTCTGAAGCTTCGCAAGCGATCCCGATGGTTTGGAACATCGATGTTGCACTCATGGCAGTCGTCTATTTTGCGCTCGGTTATTACATGAAGGATATTTGGCAGAATGTCACGAAACGCTGGATGATTACAGGAATGGTTGTCAGTGTAACAATGGTCTTTCTTGATAGCTGGAATGTAATTGACTATCGATTAAGCATGAAATTTTTACGTTACGATCATTTCATTCTAGATTTGGTCATCCCACTGTCATTCACACTCGTATTGGTAGGCGGATTTCAATTCATCACTTCCCGAATGTCGCTTAACTGGCTACAAAATGTAGAGAAACACTCACTCTCCATTATGTACTTGCATATTTTCACGGATATTTTGTTAAATGATTATTTCACATATGGCATTATTGGATTCACAGCATTCGGATTAGTCATTCCCATCATTGTTTCTATTATCATTCAAAAAATGGTACCAAACGGGAAACTTTTTCTTGGTGGATTCTCACCGAAAAAAACCACTACTACTCCAGCAATAAATTAGAAAAAGCTGAACTCCGTGACAGGGAGTTCAGCTTTTTTATAGGTTTTCCGAAAAATGGAGCCAGTCACAACTAACTTTCAGAATTGTTTCCGAATTGTAGTGGTGACTGTCACCCCACAATCATTTCCGTCTAAGAACGTCCATCCAAACCTTGTACCCTTCCCCATTTAAGTGAAGACCGTCAATTGTGAATGTCTCATCCAACTGTCCATTTTTATTCACAAAACTGGAATGCAAATCAATGTATTCAATTCCGTTTTCTTCAGCGATCCGTTGCAACACTTCGTTAAATTGATTTACTTTTTCATTCGATACCTCATTACCAAATAACTTGTTGTTTACTGGAAGGATGGATTGTATAAAGAGTTTACTGTTTTCACCTTCAAAAGATTTCACAATCGCAGTAATGTGTTTTTCCAAGTTCTTCCTATCGGTAGAGTAGCGAATATCGTTTACGCCAATCATGAGGTATGCCTCTTTTGAATTCCGTCCAACCACTTCCTTGATTCGATTCACTACTCCTTTTGAAACGTCGTTTCTGATTCCTCTATTTAATACAACCTCGTCAGGGAAGTATTCCTGAAACTCTCCGTAATCTGTAATACTGTCTCCAATGAATATTTTATGTACATCTTTCACGTCAGATTTTTCGAAGATACTTTTTTTCGTATAATAATAATCCGAAGTTCCTTTTCCAGAAGGTGTCGGTTGCATTTGTTTTTTAATAAAATCAATGCCGCCTATTTTATGCACCACAATACTTCCCCCTCCAATCAACAGGAGATTTAAAAATAAAGATATAAATAACAATGACTTAACCTTTTTCAAACCTTGCACTTCCTATTCTTCAACTGATTTTCTTATAGATCGAACGTATTACAATATATCTATACCCACATTTTCAACAAGTCATGTTTTTTCCATCTAACATTCCGAGTTCAATTTCCTCCGAAGACAGGCTCTTCTTCTAAGTTTTTTTGAATTGTAGTGGTGACTGTCACCCCATTTGACTTTGTCACATTTTTTCAACACAAAAACCGCTTACCTTCTTATCATAAAAGGCTTGCGGTTGATTGAACGATGCTGGAACGGCAATGGTTTATAAACGGAAAAGCCCGCGGTTATTCACTTAGCAGCAAAATTGCTTGTGTCCTGGAATTCACATTAAGTTTTTCATAGATGGAAGTTAAATAGACACGCACCGTTCCTTCTTTTAAAAAAAGTTGTTTCGCAATGTCACGGTTAGAAGCACCGCTTGCCAGCAATTGAATCACCTCTTGCTCGCGTGGCGTGAGTAAATCAAGAACATTATTCTTTCCTCTGCTTTCACTTAGCAAGTGTTCGACATAAGAAAGAGAAACGGTATCCCGTTGTCCAAGTAAACCTTGTCGATGTGATTTCAAATATCGCTTCAATAAAGGGATAATTGTCGGTTCATCGATAAACGTCCGCAAATAGCCATATGGTTCTCCTCGTACGATCGCTTCATGCAAGGCATACAATGCTTCGGCTTCATTCGATAACATTGAATAACAAAGCGCTTCGAGCACCGCTGATTCAATGATAGTTGTAACCTGCTCTTCCTCCAACGCTTGCATTTTCACACGGATGATCAACTGCAATGCGTCTTCCGGCTGCCCCTTTTCCAATAAAATGCGAGCGTCCACTAGAGAACGAAACGGGTTCTCCAGCGCCAAGCCTCTGTTGTTTTTCATCCTAGTTTTGGCAAGTTCATTTTCTGCTTGAACCACTTTATTCTCCCGCAAGAAAAACAATGCCTTCATAATATACAATGCATCTTTCCAATGTTGTGCATTCACTTTCTCCAGTTCATTATCCAACGCAGTATGGGCTTCCAGAAAATTCTTTTTCAAGGCATGAATTCGGCTTTCTAAAAAGGCCATCGGAATAAAAAGACCGGGATCTTGAAACCGATTCCTAAAGGACATCGCCTTCTTTTGTTCCTCAGATGCTTCCTCCAAACGATTCCATTCATATAGTTTTTCAGCGCGAATTCCACAACTGTATCCTGCCATATTGAAATTTTCAAACGCGTCCGTACGAAATCCATTAAAGTAAAACATTTCATTTTCATCCGGAAGTAGCTTCCCTTTGGAACAAATAGTTGTACGGAAAAGCGACGACTCCGTCTGGTTATACTGGGTTGCGATTGCATCCCATACTGAATCTTCGGGTTTAATCGAATCCAGCCTTTGTTTAATTAACTTCAAAGCTTGTCCCATATCTCCTGTTCTCAAAATAATGAGATAAGCTTTGACGCCAAGAAAATCGTAAACAGCTCCTGAATACTCTGCTTTCCCCATCCATTGATCCATTTTGTCTTGGGACTCCAAGTCAATAAGGATTCGATCCGCTCCTTCCAAGTTGTGTAAAGCTGCCAATGCAAATGCATACATCACCTTCATTTGCGGATTCACATCATAATAATTATCCAGCAACGTTCTGATCCAACGAACAAACACTGTGAAACGTTCAGCAGTTAGAACGTCGATGATATTGGCCATAATCCATTCTTCCGCACGTCCGTACATGTGACCGTTAAAAGCATGTTCGATTGCGCAAATGAAATCGCCTTTTTCGTAAAGAATTAGAGCTGCCTTTTCGTTCATCAATACAATAAAATCATCCGCATACCGATTTTTCAGCTCACTTCGCAATGTTTTGGTCAATAAATTATGGTAGCGGAATATGGGTTCTTTTTCGTGCAAGCGGATGATGAATAAACCCTTTTTTTCTAGCTCATGTAATCTTTCATGACTATCCGAACGACGTGTAAGTTTATCACAGATTTCAGGCGTTAATTGATCCAGTATTGACGTACAGAGGAGGAAAAAATGGCTGGATGGAGAAAGAGTTTCAAATACTTCCTTCATCAGAAACTCCGCCACAAAAGGATGACGGCCGTCAAATTGCGAAAAGTCCCCATCCCTTTCAGAATCGCTTGCCAACGAGAGACCCGCCAATTGCAGGCCTGCCGCCCACCCTTCTGTCACATCTACTACAGTTTGCAAATGATGTGCATGATCAAAAACTATATTCTGCTGTTCGTAGAATTCCTTTCCTTCTTCATAAGTGAGGCGAAGCTGCTCAATTCCGATTTCCGAGAGCCAAGATTTCTCACGCCATTTTGCAAAGGGCAATGGCAAATCCATCCGACTTGATAGACATACTTTCGTATTGCTCGGTAAATAATTCATAAACTGCTCCATCATCGCATGTATATTCGCATTCTCAATTAAATGATAGTCATCAATGATAATCTGGATGTTTCCTGGCAACAAACTGATTTCATTCAATAAGGAGTCTATTAACTTCTCGGAGGAAAAAGAAGACTGAGTATGGAACCTAGACAGTATGCTCGAGGCTGTTGAACACCGAAAACTAGCAAACACTGTATACGCTACGTACTCCCAAAAACGAAGGGGGTCATTATCTGTCACATCAACGGTGAACCATGCAATGGGTCCCTCATGTTGTATTGCCCATTGACTGAGCATAGTCGTCTTTCCATAACCCGCCGGAGCGCGAACAAACAGAAGTTTCGACCGACTTCCCCGTTGCAAAAGTTGTGTTAACCGCTCTCTTTCCACTATCTTCCCCGTATTCATGGGTAACGTTATTTTTGACGTAAGCAAAACCCCTTGCAAGATTTTCACCTCCTTCTCAATATCATCTCTGGCAAGCGCTTTTTAGTATCCTATCATTTGATGACTTTTGAACGATCCGGCCATTCCCATTTATTCGCCAGCAAAACCGCTTTTGTTCGTGAATCGACGCCTAGTTTACTATATACTTTCGATAAATAGACACGCACAGTTCCTTCTGATAAAAACAATTGACTGGCAATCTCACTATTTGAAGCTCCTCTTACCAATAATTGCAATACATCCCGCTCTCGCGGTGTAAGCATCTCTAGCAAGGGGTTCTGGACGCTATCACCCACTTCCTCCGCCGTCAATCGTTCCACATAATTGATCGGAACGGAATCCCACTCCGCATGAATCCCCTGTTGCCGTAGCTTTACATACTCTTTCAGTAAAGGTAAAACGCGTATTTCATTAAGGAATGTCCTTACATACCCGTATGGCGCTCCTTCTTTTAAAGCTTCATGCAACGCTGTCAATGCTGCTTCTTTGTCGGATAAATCCAGTTGGCACATTGCCTCAAGTACCCCAGCCTCTACGATTGTAGATATTTGCCGTTCTAGCAATGCTTTTTCTTTCACTCGTCCAACAACTTCCAGTGCTTCTTTTGACTGCGCTTTAGCCAATAAAATACGTGTCTGTATTAACAACCAAAACTCTTGACCTGATTCAACTCTTTGATTATGTATTGCAGTTGATTGATAGAGTTCCAGTTCTGCTCGCAATGAATCCCCTTCGAGTAAATAGCAGTACGCTTTCATCGTGCGTAATGTACTAATCCAATAGCTTTCCTTTACAGTATCTATTGCATAATCCAATAAGGCATGCGCCTCAATAAATTGTCCTTTTGTAGCGTAAATTCTTCCCTTCAGCAAGTACATCGGGACGATTAGACTAGGATCTTTAAAGCGATGACCGTATCGTAAGGCCTCTTCCAATACAATCGATGCTTCATATACACAATCTTTTTCGTATAAAGCCTCTGCCTGAACCGCATAGCTAAAACCCGTCATATTTTGCTCATTGAATTCGCTTTCCCGAAATAGGTCAAGAAAAGGCAGGACTTCTTTCACAGCCCATAGTTTACCCTTCGAACCGAGGCTCGTCCGAAGCGTTTGTGGTTCGAACTGATTATATTGCATCGGAATATCGTCCCACCTAGAAATTACCCGGCCGATTTTCATTTGACTTAGGATAATACCTATTGCACGTTCAATATCCTCACAATTTGCAATCAAAACAAATGCTTTTACTGTCTCTAAAATATAGGCCATGCCTTGATAGTCATCTTTTTGTTTCCATTGTTCATGCACTTGTCTGCACTCCAACTCCTCTATGAGTTGTTTGGCTTCTTCTATTGCATATATGTTTGTAAATGTAATGACGTTCATGATTAGCGTCTCTACATTCACCGGATAATCCGCATCTCGCAATTGTTGCACCCACCGCATGAATGTCGTTGTTTGGCCTGATAAAAAGACTTCGAGAATATGAGCTGTAATCCATCTATCTGCAACTTCATACAATTTCCCCGTTAGAGCAAGTTCAATCGCGGAAATAAAATCGCCTTGCTCCCGCAAAAGAATGGCTGTTTTCTTATAATTCAACGAAATTTCTTGATCTGAATAGTGGTTTTTCATTTCTATTTGCAAAGCATCCGCAAATAAATGATGGTAACGAAAAATGGGCTCACTCGCATGAAGACGCGTGATGAATAGACCACTTCTCTCAAGCTCAAGCAAGACATTTTCACTATCCGTTCGATTTGTGAGAGTATTACAAATTCCTGGTTCAAGTTGATTCACTAGCGAAGTGCGGATAAGAAAGTCTTGTGTAGATAGGGGAAGCGATGCGAGGATTTCCTGAGCGAGAAACTCAATTAAAAACGGATGTGCACTGGAAACCAGGTCACTATTCCATCCATCCGCTACAGTCATGCTCCCCGAAAGGCTCGTCAATTGAATGCCAGCCGCCCATCCCTCTGTCGTATCCAATACTTGTTGAACCGTTGCAACATCCCTGAGCATAAGCCCTCGTTTAGTATAGAAACGTTCCACTTCCTCATAAGTGAAGCGTAGCTGCTCCATGCCAATTTCTGTAATCCAACCTTTAACACGCCACTTGGCAATTGGGAGCGGCAATTTGGTTCGGCTAGTCATATACACCCGTACATTGCTTGGTAAATAGGTGATAAACCGGTCCAGCATATCATGAATCGATTGGTTGTCAATTAAATGATAATCCTCAATAACAATACGCAGTATTCCTGGAATGGAGCCAATTTCATTCAAAAATGAGTCTATCAATAATTCGATTGGGGAGTGACTATTAGATAAGGGAAATTGTGTTGTATCCGTTTCACTCATAAATGTTTCAGAAACGGTATAGATGACGTATTTCCAAAAGCGTATGGGATCATTATCAATGGCATCGACGGATAGCCAAGCAACTGGCTCATAGGATTGACCAAACCATTGACTAAGTATGGTTGTCTTACCATAACCTGCCGGCGCACGTACAATCGTTAATCTATTGGAACCGGCATATCGAAGTAAATCGGCCAATCGCTCACGCTCCACAGCTTCTGCAGCAACACGTGGAATTGCTGTTTTAGAATTCAAACTCGTCATTTGCACAGTCATAGCCCCTTTTCGCCTTTTCTATATGCATCAATACTTCTACATTCTATTTGCATTCTCCTTTAATTTCAGGTTAATTTTACAGTTTTTTCATTTTTAGTAGTGAAAATGGTATGCCATTATCTTTCCATACATTGAATTACGTCAACTATAAAAACCCCCTAAAGTTTTTAAAAAACTCAAGAGGATTTGGTGTTTAGTCAAGTTAGATAATTACCCACTAGTATGTTCTTTATCTCAATAGATTTAGATTATCCAATTCTCGTTCTGCTAATAGAGGAACTAAATTGTCAAAAATATGCGTATCATCATTATAAACTGCATACCCCCCCGTATATTTTGAGCCCCGTAATTTGAATTGACTCATCCTACTATATAACTTTTGGGCCAATTCCAACTCATGTAGTTCTAAGCTGTATAAGATCAACCAGCCATAGACTGCAGGTGATTCATAATCTACCAGCTTTCCCCCAGAAAACCGATCATATCGTCCATAGATAGCTCCATGCAGTTCTATTTCTTCCTTGATAAAATCCAAAAATGCTGTCGTTGAATACCTTTTCTTTCCACGATATAATGCCACCAGTGATTGGTCCACCATGTTAATTTCTGAATCGAAAAGATACACGTCTTTCTCTACATCATATGCTTTCGGATAATAGAAACCATCTAGTGGGGCATTTTTCAGTATGGCAAGCATTTTCTCATAGATGGCTTTATCGATCAATCCTCTTTGATTAAGCTTTGCCAACGAATCCGGTTCGATATAGGATAATGTGATATATTGGCTGGTCCCTTCATCCTTGACATAATAATCGGTTAAGCTACTTTCACTTTGATTGAATGCAGTCAAGTAGCTACTAATTCGGACGGCGGCTTTTTCATAGCGTGGTTCATTCCACTTTTCACTCGCGTCGAACAAAGCACCGCATATTCGCAAATCATCAACAAGGGCATTTGCAAAAACCTTATTCTCACCCGCCTCAGTCAATTTCCAACGGACAAAGCCATCGTTTTCGAGAAAGTAATTAGTAAGTTGCTGATAAGCATGTTCAAATTGTACTTCATCTTCCTTTAAGAGGGCATAGTGCATCCATATTCCTAATGACTCAGATAATGCTTCTCTTCCTTTTACGAGATCACTATCCTCCTCGTCCCCCGCCTTCATATATGTTGCGAGCGTTCCGTTATCATTTGTTAACCATTTTTCAATAAATGCTTCCGTGGTGAATGCATCCGACTTTTTCACTTTTTTCTCATAAAGTATAGAGAAAAACCCACTACACAAAATGAGGCCTGCAATAAGGAAATACCTGTATCTCATTTTGAAAGACCTATATCTAAATTTATTCGACCACATCTTTCAGAAGCTTTTTGGAGTAGTCCGTCAGGATTGATTAATTCGATAACTTCTTGTGCCGAATCAGCACCCTCCCAGTCGACGTCCCTAGTTCCCAAAATGGTTGATACATTTATTTCTTCTGGTTTCATCCCAAAGATCTGCATAATTTTCAACATTTTACTGACTCCTTTTCTTCTTATCAATGACTTATCTCATCAAAATGAAACGTTAACTAGCGAAAGACTCCACGTGGATTCCGTACTAAGATGCTTGCTGAAATCGCTTTGTTTTATACCATTTCACTTCTTGTTTAAACACTAAACGCTTAATTTCCAAAATTGATGAATACACAACGAGGAAAATCCACAATTGGGAATACGTGAAGTACATGAATAACACCGTCAAAAAGTTTTTCATTGTCAACTGCTTTTTTTCCAGACTCAATGCCAAGCAGACCTCTGTCACAAAAAGGAGAAAGCCAACAATTAACAGCACATACGATACAACTCCTATTTTCAGTTCCAAATCATAAAATAGGTTTACAACAAAGATAGCATGTGAAAGCAAAACCCCTCCAAAAAATAATAAGTACGTAAACAAGAAATAAAATAGGTCAATAAATACTTTTTTATTTTTTAATTTGTGCAGCTTAAACAAGTATTTGAAAATAACATATAGATTACCTCTTGCCCACCTTGTTCTTTGCCTCCACCATACGCGCAAATTTTCCGGTTCCTGTTCCCACGTAATCGCTGAAGGAAAAAAACGGATGTAATATCCCAAATCGTAAACTCTCATGCTTAACTCCGTATCCTCAGATAGTGCCTTTTCATCCCAGCCATTTAATTTCTCAAGAATCGATCTTCTTATTGCGAAATTCGTTCCAGGAATTGTAGTCATCTTAAACCAGAACCAACGTCCAGCTTGTGCCAACCACTGAAAAGTTAATGTTTCGATATTGATTAACCTTGTTAGTACATTCTTATTCGCATTGACCACTCGGAATTTACCGACAATCGCTCCTGCCTTTTCATCTTTTTGTAAGCCCAGCGCGAGATAGTAAATCGCATCAGGTTCAGGCATGTTGTCCGCATCGTATACGGCAATTATTTCACCTGTCGACCGTTTTAACCCTTGATTGAGTGCTCCCGATTTCCCTTTACCTGCATTCGGCGGCTTGGTATTCACTACTTGGATAAAAGAAAATTGTCTTGCATACTCCTCAACAATGACCCCTGTGCGATCGCTCGAGTTATCATTAATGACGATGACTTCCAATTTATCTTTCGGATAATTAAGCCGGATCATTGATTTTAGGGTATTCTCAATTACAACTTCTTCATTATGTGCCGGAATCAGAATACTGACTGTCGGTAAATCCTCTACCTCTTTCAACAATCCTTTTTCAAACTGCTTATACTTTAATGAATGAAAATACCCTCCTACCATAAGAAAGGCATGGTAGAACAACATTGTCCAGATTAAAAATAGTGACAGATATAACAGTAGATTTATCAATTAGATTATCCCTCCACTTTTACTTTTCTAGTTGACATAAACACGGTAAATCCAATAAACATTATGACGGCCATACCGCCGACAACAGCTATTATCCAAACGATGACTTCAATAAAACGTTGAAAATGATACGCGGAAAAATCAATAGATGATAACAACAATCCACTGCGGCTGACATTCGTAATGGTCACTCCATCAGCTGTGTGAATATCTACATTCTCTGCCTTTACCCACACATCCATTTGCTTTAAATCAATCCATGAAATTCCCGGCAATTTCTCCATTTCTGCGATTAATTCTTTAAATCGTTCTACACCTAAATAAGGATGATAAAAAGCACTTAGCATTCCGTCTTTTGTGAGTTGATAATTTGCAGCTTGATCCATCATTTTTTGTAACGCTTTGGTATATTCAGGTTGTATGTAGCCCATCGTTTCCGGTAGTAACTGCATGCCATTTAGAAAAGAGGGATGCGTCATATATGGAGTCGAGCCCATGATTTCCCAATCCTTATCACTTAACTGGACCTGACCAACGTAAGTGGAAAAGTGTTCTGATAAAATCTTGTATCCATTTTGCGACATGGTATAATGCGGAGCTTCGAAAGCTAAAGGATACAAGCCAAAGTTCGTTAATTCTTGAATGCCTTTCGTTACTTTTAATCGGATATAATCGCTTTCAAAAGCAACCAATTTTTTCATATACTGCTCATACTGAGCTAGCGTCGCAAATTCACTCTCTGTTTTTAAAACGAATTTTTCTCCTACATCTGCGTAGATGGGTGTATTGCTTTTCACATCCCAAAATTCAAAGCCTTCCCCCGTTTCACTCTCTCGATATTGATGCGTATAGCCATGCAGAACAATACTTCCTCCATTTTTCTGTGCCTCTTTCAACACCTTCAATAATTTCGGTGAATCTGAAAAGTTATACTTTTTTCCCGTTTCAGGATTTGTATACATAGGAATGATAGCCATCATAAAAGGAATGTTTTTCTCCTTCAGAATGTCCGTGATTTCCTTCATATTTTGAGGATCGACTAATGGATGAATATCTTCAAGTCGGATGTACGCGGGATGTGTGGCTTCGTGATCTGATTGAAAAACTTCATGAAATAGTTCCCCGATTATCACTAACTTCGGAGATGATAAATCATCCAAAGCAAAATAATATTTATTGTTATTTTTCACCGCAATCGGATAGGATTTCGCTTCATTGGTCATCTTGCCTTGCATTAAAACTTCGCTTCCTTTAGCTACCTCAATGTCAATTGCATACTCTGCAGTTATCGACTGTTTCTTGGCTGTATTATTCACTTGAAACAATTGATCAATCTTCACTTCATGCAATGGGTTGATAAATGAAAACGCATCACCTAGATGTTCGGAATTATAA of the Sporosarcina sp. FSL K6-1508 genome contains:
- a CDS encoding polysaccharide deacetylase family protein; amino-acid sequence: MKTWEMNKTLFRLLVFITFCTLISFSAAILAATQEPKVLVIYTSEGDEINEYTRNLDMLIGHFTTDITVKRSDAIKKKDLQGVTHLIYYGHVAEKLPASYHELFDDFTGYFVAFGYNSEHLGDAFSFINPLHEVKIDQLFQVNNTAKKQSITAEYAIDIEVAKGSEVLMQGKMTNEAKSYPIAVKNNNKYYFALDDLSSPKLVIIGELFHEVFQSDHEATHPAYIRLEDIHPLVDPQNMKEITDILKEKNIPFMMAIIPMYTNPETGKKYNFSDSPKLLKVLKEAQKNGGSIVLHGYTHQYRESETGEGFEFWDVKSNTPIYADVGEKFVLKTESEFATLAQYEQYMKKLVAFESDYIRLKVTKGIQELTNFGLYPLAFEAPHYTMSQNGYKILSEHFSTYVGQVQLSDKDWEIMGSTPYMTHPSFLNGMQLLPETMGYIQPEYTKALQKMMDQAANYQLTKDGMLSAFYHPYLGVERFKELIAEMEKLPGISWIDLKQMDVWVKAENVDIHTADGVTITNVSRSGLLLSSIDFSAYHFQRFIEVIVWIIAVVGGMAVIMFIGFTVFMSTRKVKVEG
- a CDS encoding glycosyltransferase family 2 protein; protein product: MINLLLYLSLFLIWTMLFYHAFLMVGGYFHSLKYKQFEKGLLKEVEDLPTVSILIPAHNEEVVIENTLKSMIRLNYPKDKLEVIVINDNSSDRTGVIVEEYARQFSFIQVVNTKPPNAGKGKSGALNQGLKRSTGEIIAVYDADNMPEPDAIYYLALGLQKDEKAGAIVGKFRVVNANKNVLTRLINIETLTFQWLAQAGRWFWFKMTTIPGTNFAIRRSILEKLNGWDEKALSEDTELSMRVYDLGYYIRFFPSAITWEQEPENLRVWWRQRTRWARGNLYVIFKYLFKLHKLKNKKVFIDLFYFLFTYLLFFGGVLLSHAIFVVNLFYDLELKIGVVSYVLLIVGFLLFVTEVCLALSLEKKQLTMKNFLTVLFMYFTYSQLWIFLVVYSSILEIKRLVFKQEVKWYKTKRFQQAS